The following proteins come from a genomic window of Falco rusticolus isolate bFalRus1 chromosome 9, bFalRus1.pri, whole genome shotgun sequence:
- the SETX gene encoding probable helicase senataxin isoform X2: MSTCRWCTPSGSDTTEFLKSYASKQLPLEDFEGSNDDLCYCLECVVEYHKAREKLPRLHEVLWKLETSRLVAHIEKSMREEDGEDDELFIVDENGETPLSGYVGPDFENNLRVPLVEILKYPYLLLHDKVSELCVEVLCRMEQSHNSFQVFEKYPGIYLFLVHPNEVIRRWAILTARNLGKVDRDDYYDLQEVLTCLFKVIELGLFENPDIYGSSMIEKGKLILLPSHLYDTANYKNYWLGICMLLTVLEEQAMDSLLLGPDKQNDFMQSILHTMEAEAADDSTDPFWPALHCFMVILDQLGSKVWGQLIDPVQAFQTIINSESYNNEIKNIRSSFKRTKSEPEWDYDDDTVTCSQIVYNYNTEKPQKDTGWKTAICPDYCPNMYEDMQTLANVLQSDIGRDMRVHHSTFLWFIPFVQSLMDLKDLGVAYIVEVIHYLCSEIKNILNERIQQCDKISEFFLLILVSIIELHRNKKCLHLLWISSQEWVEAVVRCAKLPAIAFTRCTEKASGHCVRGSSAVSLQASNSVQHACVQLIRSLLREGYQIGQHALCKQYLDKLNLLLRGNLSLGWQLNIQETQELQICLKQVIRSIKGRALNTSVAAGNNANSTNLPTVSIKQEKSAGGDRCRMSVHGRGDLCSPFAVMSKEGGDEDCQENLFPTGKSTCEEECRDASESSSSWTSTEGLLNIKKEVNDWTTQEYICPQNALAARVCGNFQEDGNNDLVGGKCNKDNECFNPGAQHSDFRRGGELENKSEAEPTTPTCLAAQTHIGSPEHVHSSDLKESNMSPSSSLKFKVDVPRLMDLKNKIQKTECPSKVLQLVKPYKLKNCSLATSASKGEAKQPVFCTDYQCTSKDCHKHQGQSTVCENETSVNTPSSRCCESTQKKSVNSAFQSRLFPTKQIPKETPKDCSVSSKNEPGMQENEDGNDLLSGINDTLLKKESTDEKPSSLLKSVFKKDTDMQTSDREQPDLNDSVKYDSKSQISKIICMDKTSANSHVPSTSEKKRDMSSPAAQIRPLSVKCESSDRLFNFSEYFKTENNAVGKKEEDFMKTVSEDNTLTDSQVDKELSKLSLTAYAKSVNFPFDSSQESAVHHNVCDIKRKVKGAVRSSSDGQNTKSPCDVDCPDNQVIIISDSSDEGGVPNKKETKKIDEDVCPEKQPSTSSCISNSDSKIESKMPGALMSLEECESQYFEFETEYDVFSVWQDTQAYSMEETQEYKQGCVSTEVDSTSSDDFLNDCTNQWGYDVDYISDNTTEEAATDLAEKQIENVSRQIKSDNTNEVTNSALQESVSKGNAKDELEGFADKDTVAKDFTLDSELTQPRASTSSISLASKLALKKNSASPRKNIAKSEVARTVQRSPKASPVFKTAQNKKLLQSIPKNSQPARSMPAVVPPRKVRQCPAPTSTVEKLGLKKAPRKAFDLSQRSLESLAQLRSYGKAAGRVGVAQKQKVKLIAPRSLSIKHNKKMLACQDLQFLRQTRPPKSARVKNLAGSSESRNRKVSKVVVKTMKQKPKTFEWASVEGSVENQREEKRKEADSSSASERIFESLCVEEKTCLSQMPNSSGSNRKSEDNSMRVPPVPMDSSLFSVARVGDDKDEPPGGCCIVQPKCEKTTSKENGCKLNENSEDDDDLFLTQSDPVDMELCSKEESVQVNVEVGNKPEETGTAESLQQNESLTIVKCKYKDCVEKVEKPVEYCSKHSATSSEADHLFAKPFFMPPSKTRKPSTTKIFSSASSSRNAAFSKDLEDIKKLPPASKSKVNAAKPVVVRPPNAKGIPVGNQTCKSSSFSNVSQPRISNVLQSGNRQNDNASNISRRPAQEPYYSSFLGTQQRDHSIFVNEVLKWTYDMFMNLSQFGPPSTLLQSVVASVPVRFQGYNDYFNTFFPLMMLNAFETLAQEWIENQRVREEKSYYFYLQNFYADLNTAEFTAHFQESDLARQLNPKEDDLVFLVVQKEKDSFREESEVENHMVHHVGLVTRFGRASGCLTRQKEQHTICHLSVQTRGNLSFFINKQVKCVVVGSLVTTHRKFRGLLLLNRSPLLKPILNPSYSDFCPRDLPVASGSAVLDLNEYNEDQKRAIETAYAMVKQHPVLPKICLIHGPPGTGKSKTIVGLLSLVLRENTRNEKTTKKTNSKIKPNRFLVCAPSNAAVDELMKKIIIAFKEKCQNRQEPLGNCGDIKLVRLGAEKAINNEVRRFSLVKQVEHRMKRQPFDCDQDIQKKKAALDQKLDMLSRQRAMHRCEKRESQILDDEIGRLSKERQQLASQLKEVRGHSQKVQADIILEADIICCTLSTSGGNLLESAFSRLGVDPFSCVIVDEAGQSCEVETLIPLIHRCNKLVLVGDPRQLPPTVKSVIYAGDLYWKSNTNRRLKCK, translated from the exons ATGAGCACATGTCGATGGTGTACACCTAGTGGTTCTGACACCACTGAGTTCCTGAAGAGCTATGCTTCTAAACAGTTGCCCCTGGAAGATTTTGAAGGATCCAATGATGATCTCTGCTACTGCTTGGAGTGTGTGGTTGAATACCACAAAGCAAGGGAGAAATTGCCAAGGTTGCATGAG GTCCTGTGGAAGTTGGAAACCTCCCGTCTTGTTGCCCACATTGAGAAATCCATGCGagaagaagatggagaagaTGATGAGTTGTTTATAGTGGATGAGAATGGAGAGACACCACTGTCTGGTTATGTGGGCCCAGATTTTGAGAATAACCTACGAGTGCCCCTCgtagaaatactgaaatatcCATATCTGCTGCTGCATGATAAAGTCA GTGAGCTGTGTGTGGAAGTGCTCTGTAGAATGGAACAAAGTCACAACTCCTTTCAGGTCTTTGAGAAATATCCAGGAATTTATCTCTTTTTGGTGCACCCGAATGAAGTG ATTCGTCGATGGGCCATCCTAACAGCAAGGAATTTAGGGAAGGTTGACAGGGATGATTATTATGACTTACAGGAAGTGCTGACTTGCTTGTTCAAAGTTATTGAGTTGGGGCTCTTTGAGAATCCAGATATTTACGGCTCTTCAATGATTGAAAAGGGTAAACTCATCCTTCTGCCATCTCATTTATATGATACTGCTAACTACAAGAACTATTGGCTAG ggATTTGTATGTTGCTAACAGTGCTGGAAGAACAAGCTATGGACTCCTTGTTACTGGGCCCAGACAAACAAAATGATTTCATGCAGTCTATACTTCACACCAtggaggcagaagcagctg ATGATTCTACTGACCCCTTCTGGCCAGCGCTACATTGTTTCATGGTTATTTTGGATCAGCTCGGATCTAAAGTGTGGGGTCAGCTTATTGATCCTGTCCAGGCCTTTCAAACCATTATCAACAGTGAGAGCTacaacaatgaaataaaaaatatacgCAGTAGCTTTAAGAG gACAAAATCTGAACCGGAGTGGGACTACGATGATGATACGGTTACTTGCAGTCAGATTGTTTATAATTATAACACAGAAAAGCCTCAAAAG gataCTGGATGGAAGACTGCCATTTGTCCAGACTACTGCCCCAACATGTACGAAGATATGCAAACACTGGCTAATGTGCTTCAGTCTGATATTGGCAGAGATATGCGTGTCCATCACAGCACATTTCTGTGGTTCATCCCTTTTGTCCAGTCACTTATGGATCTCAAGGACTTGGGTGTAGCATATATAGTAGAGGTCATTCACTACCTCTGCTCAGAAATCAAGAATATTCTCAATGAAAGAATCCAGCAGTGTGACAAAATCTCTGAATTTTTTCTCCTGATCTTGGTGTCCATTATTGAgctacacagaaataaaaagtgccTGCATTTGCTGTGGATTAGCTCCCAAGAATGGGTGGAAGCCGTGGTGAGATGTGCTAAGCTTCCAGCTATAGCATTTACACGATGCACTGAAAAAGCGTCTGGACATTGTGTGAGAGGTTCATCAGCGGTATCTTTACAAGCTTCTAACTCTGTGCAGCACGCGTGTGTGCAGTTGATACGCAGCCTTCTTAGAGAAGGCTATCAAATTGGGCAGCATGCTCTTTGCAAGCAGTACCTAGACAAACTCAATCTTCTTCTGCGAGGAAATCTATCTTTAGGTTGGCAACTGAACATCCAGGAAACCCAGGAATTACAAATATGTTTAAAGCAAGTTATAAGAAGTATAAAGGGCAGAGCATTGAATAcctctgtggctgcaggaaACAATGCAAACTCTACAAATTTGCCTACTGTTTCTATAAAGCAAGAGAAGAGTGCAGGTGGTGATAGATGTAGGATGAGTGTACATGGCAGGGGTGACCTTTGTTCACCATTTGCTGTCATGTCAAAGGAAGGTGGAGATGAAGATTGCCAAGAGAACCTGTTCCCTACTGGAAAGAGTACTTGTGAAGAGGAATGTAGAGATGCATCTGAAAGTTCAAGCTCTTGGACATCCACTGAAGGCCTCttgaatattaaaaaggaagttaaTGACTGGACAACTCAGGAATATATCTGCCCACAGAACGCTTTGGCAGCAAGAGTATGTGGGAACTTTCAGGAAGACGGGAACAATGATCTTGTGGGAGGGAAATGCAATAAGGATAACGAGTGCTTTAATCCAGGTGCCCAGCATTCAGATTTCAGAAGAGGTGGCGagttagaaaacaaaagtgaagcAGAACCCACAACACCAACATGCCTGGCTGCTCAAACTCATATTGGTTCTCCAGAACATGTTCACAGCTCAGATCTAAAGGAAAGCAATATGTCTCCCAGTTCCTCTTTGAAGTTTAAAGTAGATGTGCCTAGACTGATGGATTTGAAAAACAAGATACAGAAAACTGAATGCCCTTCAAAAGTATTGCAGCTAGTGAAGCCATACAAATTGAAAAACTGCAGTTTAGCAACAAGTGCTTCAAAAGGAGAGGCAAAACAACCTGTGTTTTGCACTGACTATCAATGTACGAGCAAAGATTGTCATAAACATCAGGGACAGAGTACTGTGTGTGAAAATGAAACCTCTGTCAATACTCCATCTTCGAGGTGTTGTGAAAgtacacagaagaaaagtgtCAACAGTGCGTTTCAATCCAGACTGTTTCCCACTAAACAGATACCAAAAGAAACACCAAAAGATTGTTCTGTCTCCTCTAAAAATGAACCTGGTATGCAGGAAAATGAAGATGGCAATGATTTGCTCTCAGGGATTAATGACACCTTACTGAAAAAAGAATCCACTGATGAAAAACCAAGTTCATTGTTGAAGTCTGTGTTTAAGAAAGACACTGACATGCAAACTTCAGACCGGGAACAGCCTGATTTAAATGACTCTGTTAAATATGACTCTAAAAGTCAAATTTCAAAGATCATTTGTATGGATAAAACTTCAGCAAACAGTCATGTTCCATCtacctctgaaaaaaagagggataTGTCCAGTCCTGCTGCTCAGATCAGGCCACTGTCAGTGAAGTGTGAATCAAGTGACAGGTTGTTcaatttttcagaatatttcaagACAGAGAACAATGCagtggggaagaaagaggaggatTTTATGAAGACGGTTTCTGAAGATAATACTTTAACAGACTCCCAGGTTGATAAAGAACTCAGTAAATTATCTTTAACTGCATATGCCAAAAGTGTCAATTTTCCCTTTGACTCAAGCCAAGAAAGCGCAGTACATCATAATGTATGTGATATTAAAAGGAAAGTGAAAGGTGCTGTAAGATCTTCCAGTGATGGCCAGAATACCAAGTCTCCCTGCGATGTAGATTGCCCTGACAATCAAGTCATCATAATTTCAGACTCTTCGGATGAAGGAGGTGTGCCtaacaagaaggaaacaaagaaaattgatgAAGATGTGTGTCCTGAAAAGCAGCCTTCAACTTCTAGCTGCATTTCTAATAGTGATAGCAAAATAGAATCAAAGATGCCAGGCGCTCTGATGTCTCTCGAAGAGTGTGAATCTCAGTACTTTGAATTTGAAACAGAATATGATGTCTTTTCTGTTTGGCAAGATACTCAAGCATATAGTATGGAAGAAACTCAGGAGTATAAACAAGGTTGTGTTTCAACAGAGGTTGACAGTACTAGTTCAGATGACTTCCTGAATGATTGCACGAATCAGTGGGGTTATGATGTGGATTACATAAGTGACAATACCACGGAAGAAGCAGCAACAGACTTGGCAGAAAAGCAGATAGAAAATGTGTCTCGTCAGATAAAATCTGATAATACAAACGAAGTAACTAATTCAGCACTGCAGGAATCTGTTAGCAAGGGAAATGCAAAAGATGAACTGGAGGGTTTTGCAGACAAGGATACTGTTGCTAAAGACTTCACCCTGGATTCAGAATTGACTCAACCCAGAGCATCTACATCTAGCATCTCATTAGCTTCAAAGTTGGCCCTTAAGAAGAATAGTGCAAGCCCACGGAAGAATATAGCAAAATCTGAAGTAGCAAGAACTGTTCAAAGAAGTCCTAAAGCCtctcctgtttttaaaacagcacaaaataaaaaactgcTTCAAAGTATTCCAAAAAATTCTCAACCTGCCAGGTCAATGCCTGCTGTGGTTCCTCCAAGGAAGGTTCGGCAGTGTCCTGCGCCAACATCAACTGTGGAAAAACTTGGTCTGAAGAAGGCACCCCGCAAAGCGTTTGATTTATCCCAGCGCTCTTTAGAGAGTCTAGCTCAACTGCGCAGCTATGGCAAAGCTGCAGGGAGAGTTGGAgttgcacagaaacagaaggttAAACTAATTGCTCCTCGGAGTTTGTctataaaacataataaaaaaatgttagccTGCCAAGACCTTCAGTTTTTAAGGCAGACGAGGCCCCCAAAAAGTGCCAGAGTGAAAAATCTTGCAGGAAGTTCTGaaagtagaaacagaaaagttagCAAAGTGGTTGTAAAAACTATGAAGCAAAAGCCTAAAACTTTTGAGTGGGCATCTGTTGAAGGGTCTGTTGAAAaccagagagaggaaaaaaggaaggaggctGACTCTTCCTCTGCCAGTGAGAGAATATTTGAAAGCCTGTGTGTGGAGGAGAAGACATGTCTTTCTCAAATGCCTAATTCTTCAGgttcaaacagaaaatcagaggATAACAGTATGAGGGTTCCTCCTGTACCTATGGATTCGAGTCTCTTTTCTGTTGCACGTGTTGGAGATGATAAAGATGAACCTCCAGGAGGATGTTGCATTGTCCAGCCCAAGTGTGAGAAGacaacttcaaaagaaaatgggtGTAAATTGAATGAAAACagtgaagatgatgatgatctGTTTTTAACTCAGTCAGATCCTGTGGATATGGAATTATGTTCTAAGGAGGAAAGTGTTCAAGTTAACGTTGAAGTTGGTAACAAACCAGAGGAAACTGGTACTGCTGAAAGCCTTCAGCAGAATGAATCCTTGACTATTGTGAAGTGTAAGTACAAAGACTGTGtggaaaaagtggaaaagcCAGTAGAGTACTGTAGTAAGCATTCAGCCACCAGCTCGGAAGCTGATCACTTGTTTGCCAAACCTTTTTTCATGCCACCTTCTAAAACAAGAAAGCCTTCCACTACCAAAATTTTCAGCTCAGCAAGTTCTTCACGGAATGCAGCCTTCAGCAAGGATCTCgaagatattaaaaagttaCCACCAGCttcaaaaagcaaagtgaaTGCAGCAAAACCAGTCGTGGTCAGGCCACCAAATGCAAAGGGTATTCCAGTAGGAAATCAAACCTGCAAGTCTTCAAGTTTCAGTAATGTGTCTCAACCCCGTATTTCTAATGTTCTCCAGTCAGGAAACAGACAGAATGACAATGCTTCAAATATTTCCAGAAGGCCTGCCCAAGAACCAtattattcttcctttcttggCACTCAGCAGCGTGATCATagtatttttgttaatgaagtTCTAAAGTGGACTTACGACATGTTTATGAACCTCAGCCAGTTTGGACCTCCAAGTACTCTCTTGCAGTCTGTAGTAGCTTCTGTTCCTGTCCGATTTCAGGGATACAATGactattttaatacatttttccccTTGATGATGCTAAATGCCTTTGAAACT CTGGCACAAGAGTGGATAGAAAACCAGAGAGTAAGAGAGGAGAAGAGTTACTACTTCTACTTACAGAACTTCTATGCTGACTTGAATACAGCAGAATTTACGG CTCATTTTCAAGAAAGTGATTTGGCAAGGCAGCTTAATCCAAAGGAGGATGACTTAGTCTTTTTGGTggtccaaaaggaaaaagacagctTTAGGGAAGAAAGTGAAGTGGAGAACCATATGGTGCATCACGTTGGTCTTGTGACACGATTTGGTCGTGCATCTGGCTGTTTAACTA GACAAAAGGAACAGCATACCATCTGTCATCTTTCTGTGCAAACTCGAGGCAATTTGTCTTTCTTCATAAATAAGCAAGTGAAGTGTGTGGTGGTTGGCTCCCTGGTGACCACACATCGAAAATTCAGAGGTCTACTACTATTGAACAGAAGTCCCCTGCTTAAACCCATCTTAAATCCAAGTTACAGTGACTTCTGTCCCAGAGACTTGCCTGTAGCTTCAGGAAGTGCT GTATTAGATCTGAATGAATACAATGAAGATCAAAAGAGAGCCATTGAGACAGCTTATGCCATGGTAAAGCAACATCCAGTGCTTCCCAAGATCTGCCTCATCCACGGCCCCCCTGGAACAGGGAAGTCTAAAACTATTGTTGGACTTCTGTCTCTTGTGTTGAGAGAA AACACTAGGAACGagaaaacaactaaaaaaacaaattccaaGATCAAGCCAAACCGTTTTCTAGTTTGTGCACCATCAAATGCTGCTGTTGATGAACTCATGAAAAAGATCATCATtgcatttaaggaaaaatgcCAAAACAGACAGGAGCCTTTGG GAAATTGTGGTGATATCAAATTAGTGCGACTTGGTGCTGAAAAAGCAATCAACAATGAAGTCCGGAGATTTAGCCTGGTTAAGCAAGTTGAACATAGAATGA AACGACAGCCATTTGACTGTGATCAGgatatacagaagaaaaaagcagctctggatCAAAAGCTGGACATGCTGTCTCGTCAGCGTGCCATGCACAGATGTGAGAAGAGGGAG AGTCAAATATTAGATGATGAAATTGGCAGACTTTCAAAGGAGAGACAACAGCTTGCTTCTCAACTAAAGGAG GTTCGGGGGCACTCTCAGAAAGTACAGGCAGATATCATCTTGGAGGCCGACATCATCTGCTGCACGCTTAGCACAAGTGGAGGAAATCTGCTGGAATCTGCATTTTCACGGCTAGGAGTGGATCCTTTCAGCTGTGTCATTGTGGATGAG GCAGGGCAGTCCTGTGAGGTTGAAACACTGATTCCGCTGATCCATCGCTGTAATAAACTTGTCCTTGTTGGAGATCCCAGACAGCTCCCTCCTACTGTAAAATCAGTA atttatgCAGGTGATCTTTACTGGAAGAGTAACACAAATAGAAGATTGAAGTGCAAGTAG